Genomic DNA from Candidatus Edwardsbacteria bacterium:
TGCTGTACCAGTAGGTCGAACCTGGAATTGGCCGCCAGCCCCACCACTTGGAAAAGTTTGGGATATTTGTTGATGACCTCCACGGTCTGGGTACCGATGGACCCGGTGGAGCCCAGTATTATTATTTTCTTTGGCTTTGTCAATTTGATGCAATACTTTATTTAGATTTCAATTTGATATTTATATCCGCAAAGGCCTGGATAATCCCAATTATATCTTATTTATTACTTCGGCAAATCAATAGCGCAATGTGTCATTCCCGCGTATGCGGGAATCCAGGCCTGGATACCCGTTTTCACGGGCATGACAACAAGGATGTTCAAAAAACGGGTAAGGATTATTAATCTATTTAATTACCAGAGTAATAAAAAGCTCTATCCGTGTGAATCTGTATTAATCCGTTTAATCCGTGTGCCATTTATTAATATTTCTTATAGACCGGAATATCTTTCCCCTGCTCCTGGAACAGCCGGAACTGCATCTCGGCCAGCAGCCCGGTGAAGATGAACTGCACGCTGATGACGATCAGCACCAGCCCCAGCAGCAATAGCGCCTGGTGTCCCACCCGGCCGATTATCAGGCCTTCGATCACTATCACCAGGTCGATCAAAAAGCCCACTGTCCCGAAGATCAGGCCGGCCAGACCGAAGAAATGCAGGGGGCGCTTGATGTACTGGGTCAGAAAGGCCACCGTCATCAGGTCGAAGAATCCGCTCAGGGCCCGCGAGGCGCCGTATTTGGTGACTCCGTGCTGGCGGGGATAGTTCTCCACCTTGATCTCGGCGATCCGGTAGCCCTTCCAGTAGGCTAGGGCCGGAATGAAGCGGTAAAGGTCCCCGTAGACCTTCAGGTTCTTGACCACCTCGGAACGATAGGCCTTGAACGGGCAGTTGGAATCGTGGATGGAGAGCTTGGTCAGTTTTCCCGCCACATGGTTGAATAATTTTGAGGAGAGCGACCGCTTGCCCTTGCCGGTGTATTTCCAGCCGGTCACCAGGTCATAGCCTTCCTCTATCTTCTTGAGGAAGTTCGGTATCTCCTCCGGGGCGTCCTGCAGGTCGCCATCCATGGTGATCACGATCTCGCCCTTGGCCTCGGCGAAGCCGGCGGTGTAGGCCTGGGCCTTGCCGGAATTCTTGGCCAGATCTATGGCCGATATGTTGGAGTCCTTTTGCTTGGCCTTTTTGATGGCCTCCAGGGTTCCATCTGAACTGCCGTCGTTCACGAACAGGATTTCGTATGATGCCTTCAGTGAATTGCACACCTGGGTCAGCCGGCTTGACAGCTCGGGTATGTTCTCCTGTTCGTTGTAAACCGGAACGACGATTGATAGTTTGATATTATTCATATTTATTTTTCCTTTATAATCTGTAAGACTCATTATGGTATCACTTATAAGTTTGTATGTATTTATACCTGCCATTATATTATCCCATTACTTCATAATCAACCACAATACATTGAGGAATTCTAATTCCACCATATTCGTTAATACTTAATTTGCATATGGCATTAATCTTTAAATTTGCTCCAGACCAATCATTTTGCCTTGCTTGTAAAATAGCATCATCTTGATTATTTTTAAATTTGATAAATTGGATTTCATTATTGTACAAGAACTTCCATGTATCTTCTGTTTTTCCCATGAGTTCAATATCGTTTGTATTTACTGGAATGTTCCTTATTAATACCAAACTTTCTTCAATTCCATTTCCATAATAATCATATAGTTCATTCATATCTTTAATGATTTCTATGGTTAGATTTTCTATGTCAATTTCAAAATCTATATAATGAATAAATTCACCAAAATTAATATCTTTTAATTCTTCGTTTATTTTTTCAAGTGCTGGTTTTATGTTTTCTATTTTTATACCCAATCCGAAGCTCGATGGATGCCCTTGTGCATATTCAAATAAACCCGTTTCCAATAAATAATCTTTTAGATTTTCAATTTGATTTCCATAATTCCTAGCAGAACCAGCAAAAATATTATCTCTACCCTTTCTAATCAATAAACATGGTTTCTGATATTCTGAAGCCAGTTTCATAGCCGTTAAGCCCGTAAAACTATAATCCACTCCGTCAGCATCAACAAATAAAATCTTGTTTTTATTCCATTCATTTTTCTCAATCAAACCACGTAAATACTCCAATGACTTATCTATTTCTCTATTCTGTTTTGCTTTCAGATTAGTAGCCAACCTAGCAACCATCTCTTGCATAGTTTCTTGAATCTCTTCTCCGCTTCGTTTCTTATATGGAAAAGTTGTTGTATCTCCAATAAACGCCTTAAACATCAATTCTTTTTCTTCTAAAGAACCTGATCTAATCAACGCATTGATCAATGGAGAAATATAAAAAGCAACTATATTTACATTAATATTGTCTGTATTTCCAATTGAATAAGATTGTTTTTCTATGATTACTTGAATAAATTTATTTCTAATATTTTTCAAACCTT
This window encodes:
- a CDS encoding glycosyltransferase family 2 protein — encoded protein: MNNIKLSIVVPVYNEQENIPELSSRLTQVCNSLKASYEILFVNDGSSDGTLEAIKKAKQKDSNISAIDLAKNSGKAQAYTAGFAEAKGEIVITMDGDLQDAPEEIPNFLKKIEEGYDLVTGWKYTGKGKRSLSSKLFNHVAGKLTKLSIHDSNCPFKAYRSEVVKNLKVYGDLYRFIPALAYWKGYRIAEIKVENYPRQHGVTKYGASRALSGFFDLMTVAFLTQYIKRPLHFFGLAGLIFGTVGFLIDLVIVIEGLIIGRVGHQALLLLGLVLIVISVQFIFTGLLAEMQFRLFQEQGKDIPVYKKY